A portion of the Scylla paramamosain isolate STU-SP2022 chromosome 32, ASM3559412v1, whole genome shotgun sequence genome contains these proteins:
- the LOC135089145 gene encoding carbohydrate sulfotransferase 1-like isoform X1 has protein sequence MKTLIKRLANKSFLLCLLPVVLLTFLLHSVDRFPLANEIELGENERLDSRAESAIKTENRWGVSNSISSQEADKTVENVKNTRAPSTHEKHPDVKIQVDGASVSGHTGGKAKAESLLTTLKSTIVPESITGTPEPPRKQRKVLLLSSVGRSGSSFLGLLLAALGNNMYFFEPIRGLPKGYQSSQNVSEELVRYFRCDIRQKLLQVGGRADISVIHPFTKYKHWYQVRLQDLIDRCRQEPLIIIKVIRLRLQWVRELMNRKEMDNVKVIHLVRDPRGSLISMEKLKWNTTEKDACVKIYKDLQERETMASLFPNRYTFVKYEDLCRDPYGEARRLVQFISDEGQKGSNVVNKSWILNKTRVDEKDGVRLLDPAMYQDLPKGILEYLKEHLHVNREHRFGPFTVERETASMYQRWRWVISSKQLTEIQDACVDVIRTLGHRLFSTFADVRNSSIPLFVDNPS, from the exons ATGAAAACACTGATCAAACGGTTAGCTAACAAGTCATTCCTCTTGTGTCTGCTGCCGGTGGTGCTGCTAACTTTCCTGCTGCATTCAG TGGACCGCTTTCCCTTGGCAAACGAAATTGAACTGGGAGAGAACGAAAGACTGGACAGTAGAGCTGAAAGTGCAATAAAGACTGAGAACCGCTGGGGGGTGTCGAACAGTATTTCTTCTCAGGAAGCAGACAAAACAGTcgaaaatgtcaaaaacaccCGTGCACCATccactcatgaaaaacacccagACGTCAAAATCCAGGTGGATGGCGCGTCTGTCAGTGGCCACACTGGAGGGAAGGCGAAAGCTGAGTCTCTTCTCACCACCTTGAAGTCCACGATAGTGCCGGAGAGCATCACGGGAACACCAGAACCTCCCAGgaagcagagaaaggtgctgcTGCTTTCATCTGTAGGGCGGAGCGGCTCGAGTTTCCTTGGGTTGTTACTGGCAGCTCTGGGCAACAATATGTACTTCTTCGAGCCAATCAGAGGATTACCAAAAGGCTACCAAAGCAGCCAGAACGTCTCGGAAGAGTTAGTGAGGTATTTCCGGTGTGACATAAGGCAGAAATTGTTGCAAGTGGGGGGCAGGGCGGACATCAGCGTCATTCACCCATTCACGAAGTACAAGCACTGGTATCAGGTGAGACTCCAGGACCTGATTGACCGCTGCCGCCAGGAGCCACTCATTATCATCAAGGTCATCAGGTTGCGCCTCCAGTGGGTCCGGGAACTCATGAACCGAAAGGAAATGGACAACGTGAAAGTGATCCACCTGGTGCGTGACCCCCGAGGCTCCTTGATCTCCATGGAGAAACTCAAGTGGAACACAACGGAAAAGGACGCATGTGTCAAAATCTACAAG GATCTTCAGGAAAGGGAAACCATGGCGTCCCTTTTCCCAAATCGCTACACCTTCGTCAA ATATGAAGACCTTTGCCGCGATCCTTACGGGGAGGCCAGAAGACTCGTGCAGTTCATCAGTGACGAAGGGCAGAAGGGATCCAACGTGGTAAACAAATCATGGATCCTTAACAAGACACGTGTTGATGAGAAAGATGGGGTACGATTACTAGATCCTGCCATGTACCAGGATCTACCAAAGGGCATCTTGGAGTACCTGAAGGAGCATCTACACGTCAACCGGGAGCATAGATTTGGGCCCTTTACGGTGGAGCGTGAAACTGCTTCCATGTATCAGCGGTGGCGGTGGGTTATTTCGTCCAAGCAGTTGACTGAAATCCAGGACGCGTGTGTAGATGTTATAAGAACTCTGGGCCACAGGTTGTTCTCCACCTTTGCTGACGTACGGAACTCCTCTATACCTCTCTTTGTGGATAATCCTTCCTGA
- the LOC135089145 gene encoding carbohydrate sulfotransferase 1-like isoform X2, producing MATVRVGGRKEEGKQATHVDRFPLANEIELGENERLDSRAESAIKTENRWGVSNSISSQEADKTVENVKNTRAPSTHEKHPDVKIQVDGASVSGHTGGKAKAESLLTTLKSTIVPESITGTPEPPRKQRKVLLLSSVGRSGSSFLGLLLAALGNNMYFFEPIRGLPKGYQSSQNVSEELVRYFRCDIRQKLLQVGGRADISVIHPFTKYKHWYQVRLQDLIDRCRQEPLIIIKVIRLRLQWVRELMNRKEMDNVKVIHLVRDPRGSLISMEKLKWNTTEKDACVKIYKDLQERETMASLFPNRYTFVKYEDLCRDPYGEARRLVQFISDEGQKGSNVVNKSWILNKTRVDEKDGVRLLDPAMYQDLPKGILEYLKEHLHVNREHRFGPFTVERETASMYQRWRWVISSKQLTEIQDACVDVIRTLGHRLFSTFADVRNSSIPLFVDNPS from the exons TGGACCGCTTTCCCTTGGCAAACGAAATTGAACTGGGAGAGAACGAAAGACTGGACAGTAGAGCTGAAAGTGCAATAAAGACTGAGAACCGCTGGGGGGTGTCGAACAGTATTTCTTCTCAGGAAGCAGACAAAACAGTcgaaaatgtcaaaaacaccCGTGCACCATccactcatgaaaaacacccagACGTCAAAATCCAGGTGGATGGCGCGTCTGTCAGTGGCCACACTGGAGGGAAGGCGAAAGCTGAGTCTCTTCTCACCACCTTGAAGTCCACGATAGTGCCGGAGAGCATCACGGGAACACCAGAACCTCCCAGgaagcagagaaaggtgctgcTGCTTTCATCTGTAGGGCGGAGCGGCTCGAGTTTCCTTGGGTTGTTACTGGCAGCTCTGGGCAACAATATGTACTTCTTCGAGCCAATCAGAGGATTACCAAAAGGCTACCAAAGCAGCCAGAACGTCTCGGAAGAGTTAGTGAGGTATTTCCGGTGTGACATAAGGCAGAAATTGTTGCAAGTGGGGGGCAGGGCGGACATCAGCGTCATTCACCCATTCACGAAGTACAAGCACTGGTATCAGGTGAGACTCCAGGACCTGATTGACCGCTGCCGCCAGGAGCCACTCATTATCATCAAGGTCATCAGGTTGCGCCTCCAGTGGGTCCGGGAACTCATGAACCGAAAGGAAATGGACAACGTGAAAGTGATCCACCTGGTGCGTGACCCCCGAGGCTCCTTGATCTCCATGGAGAAACTCAAGTGGAACACAACGGAAAAGGACGCATGTGTCAAAATCTACAAG GATCTTCAGGAAAGGGAAACCATGGCGTCCCTTTTCCCAAATCGCTACACCTTCGTCAA ATATGAAGACCTTTGCCGCGATCCTTACGGGGAGGCCAGAAGACTCGTGCAGTTCATCAGTGACGAAGGGCAGAAGGGATCCAACGTGGTAAACAAATCATGGATCCTTAACAAGACACGTGTTGATGAGAAAGATGGGGTACGATTACTAGATCCTGCCATGTACCAGGATCTACCAAAGGGCATCTTGGAGTACCTGAAGGAGCATCTACACGTCAACCGGGAGCATAGATTTGGGCCCTTTACGGTGGAGCGTGAAACTGCTTCCATGTATCAGCGGTGGCGGTGGGTTATTTCGTCCAAGCAGTTGACTGAAATCCAGGACGCGTGTGTAGATGTTATAAGAACTCTGGGCCACAGGTTGTTCTCCACCTTTGCTGACGTACGGAACTCCTCTATACCTCTCTTTGTGGATAATCCTTCCTGA
- the LOC135089143 gene encoding MAM and LDL-receptor class A domain-containing protein 1-like, translating into MRGWRRLQLCLLLGAATWPAAVLSQDCSFNEENGEVSTCDLVMDVAAFHRSPWKTGRGSSYLWQGGPKEDAQGSSSGGYGLATVTDMARKEAWMVTSPASTTGPEGSCVTFSFFMGQLGVESMKVLLITYDSDDPMQAITNTSIPLNFRPMTLWRRRQTTGGDWRRAAITYSTRQKHSIVFSASPDASYTRYRGFVAVDDIIFNAGPCENECLFDQDFCSWNNALDEDDFDWSLGWSSNKRGTGPAKDQASSLDPHVTTGGYAYIDSESPRLSGETARLVSDVLQPREEPLCFHFWVNMHGGGLGALRLLHMSTDEVNATTVLWQVNPDSTSGTDLWYACQQTVAIDQEIQLVLEASVGSVGAGDISLDSFRFTQGPCPSQPSGTSALWGDCTFVGGTCKWQVPGRSPYDCAFLSRVSGGHYDPPGHTESWFHFTDKYMKFDLNCYTNQPRDRAAMVSPKIKEDSGVFCLSFWVYMFTNVASQRHLGALQVVLMYPNKNVTVWRLQNKQHSHWNYAQVPVPVLSDPLQVGIEGVQGPKVMGMMGVDDITVFSSSQCSVVPASASVGEADCTFDHNFCHWKIEDHTADKPDSDTWHLPRDNRLIKDHTFNADGGGFAYLFSFRSKKESRISSPKLAENTPYCLSFWFSEIYEDEDAELSIARVREGEEEVVVWNIKQKELTDPPVSDQSPKWRYAQVLLESQPSEYQVVIHGKVYDSSWALDDITFFPDRTNCKLLPRKVQPVRDDA; encoded by the exons ATGCGAGGGTGGAGGAGGCTTCAGCTGTGCCTTCTACTGGGCGCTGCTACCTGGCCCGCCGCTGTTCTCTCCCAG gACTGCTCCTTCAACGAGGAGAACGGCGAGGTGTCCACGTGCGATCTCGTTATGGACGTCGCGGCTTTCCATCGGTCCCCCTGGAAAACTGGAAGAGGCAGTTCCTATCTCTGGCAAGGAGGACCCAAAGAAGACGCCCAGGGCAGCTCCTCAG GCGGGTACGGGTTAGCCACCGTGACGGACATGGCACGAAAGGAGGCGTGGATGGTGACCAGTCCTGCGTCCACCACGGGACCTGAAGGGAGCTGCGTCACATTCTCG TTCTTCATGGGTCAGCTGGGTGTGGAGTCCATGAAGGTACTACTTATCACCTACGACAGCGACGACCCAATGCAAGCCATCACCAACACCTCCATCCCACTGAACTTCCGCCCTATGACCCTGTGGCGGAGACGGCAGACCACAGGCGGTGACTGGCGGCGGGCAGCGATCACCTACTCAACGAGACAGAAGCACAGTATCGTATTCTCCGCCTCCCCCGACGCCAGCTACACTAGATACCGCGGCTTTGTGGCGGTGGATGACATCATTTTCAATGCAGGACCTTGTGAGA ACGAGTGTCTCTTTGATCAAGACTTCTGCAGTTGGAATAACGCACTTGACGAGGACGACTTCGACTGGAGCCTCGGGTGGAGCAGCAACAAACGTGGAACGGGGCCGGCCAAGGACCAAGCTTCCTCCCTCGACCCTCACGTCACTACAG GAGGTTACGCGTACATAGACAGTGAATCGCCCAGATTGTCCGGGGAAACTGCCAGGCTGGTGTCTGATGTGCTGCAGCCTCGTGAGGAGCCGCTGTGCTTTCATTTCTGGGTCAACATGCACGGCGGAGGACTGGGCGCCCTTAG GCTGCTTCACATGTCAACGGACGAGGTCAACGCCACTACAGTGCTGTGGCAGGTCAACCCAGACTCAACCAGTGGCACTGATCT CTGGTACGCCTGTCAGCAAACTGTAGCCATCGACCAGGAGATCCAGCTGGTGTTGGAGGCGTCCGTCGGGTCTGTCGGTGCTGGGGACATCAGCCTTGACTCTTTCAGGTTCACGCAAGGCCCTTGTCCGA GTCAGCCGTCGGGCACCAGCGCGTTGTGGGGAGACTGCACCTTCGTGGGCGGGACGTGCAAGTGGCAGGTGCCTGGCAGGAGCCCCTACGACTGTGCCTTCCTCTCCAGAGTGTCAGGAGGCCACTACGATCCCCCAGGACACAccga GAGTTGGTTCCACTTCACGGACAAGTACATGAAGTTTGACCTCAACTGCTACACCAACCAACCCCGAGACAGAGCGGCAATGGTGTCCCCGAAGATCAAGGAGGACTCTGGTGTCTTCTGCCTCTCCTTCTGGGTCTACATGTTCACGAATGTCGCCTCGCAAAGACACTTGGGAGCTCTTCAG GTCGTGCTTATGTACCCGAACAAGAACGTGACGGTGTGGCGGCtgcaaaacaaacaacactCCCATTGGAACTACGCTCAG GTGCCGGTGCCCGTCTTGTCAGACCCCCTGCAGGTGGGTATCGAGGGCGTGCAGGGACCCAAGGTGATGGGCATGATGGGCGTGGATGACATCACGGTCTTCTCCTCGTCTCAATGCTCAG tGGTGCCGGCATCAGCAAGTGTCGGGGAGGCGGACTGTACCTTTGACCACAACTTCTGTCACTGGAAGATCGAGGACCACACGGCAGACAAGCCCGACTCAGACACCTGGCACCTGCCGCGGGACAACCGTCTGATCAAGGACCACACCTTCAACGCAGACGGAG GCGGCTTTGCTTACCTGTTCTCCTTCAGAAGCAAAAAGGAGAGTCGCATTTCGAGTCCCAAGCTGGCGGAAAACACACCTTACTGCCTTTCCTTCTGGTTCTCTGAGATTTACGAAGACGAGGACGCCGAGCTCTCCATAGCAAG ggtgagggaaggggaggaggaggtggtggtgtggaatATCAAGCAAAAGGAGCTGACGGACCCTCCAGTTAGTGATCAGAGCCCAAAGTGGCGCTATGCTCAGGTCCTCCTCGAGTCCCAGCCCTCAGAATATCAG gtcgTCATTCACGGCAAGGTGTACGACAGTTCCTGGGCTTTGGACGACATCACCTTCTTTCCTGACCGCACCAATTGCAAAC ttCTCCCGAGGAAGGTGCAGCCAGTGAGGGACGATGCGTAG